CCTAGGGAATCCCGATACTGCCATCCCTTTGCGGACCTCTCAAAATCCATCGGGTTAAACCGCCAAATTGCGAGAAACAGCAATTCCTGTTGCGATATCCGCAAATCCTCCTGCTAACGTGCAGTTCGTCGATAAAATCGTGGATAACTATTTGAAAACTGGTAGCTTCAGGGTTCGGTTGGCTGCCGCATTTTGCGTAATCTAGCCTAAGTAATCAACCCTCGAGAACACCACCCCATGCTCCACAATCTTGGTTTGCTATCCGAGACCTATTTCCTTGTTCCCATAGTGGCGATCACCGCCTGGGCGATCAGCATCCGGATATTCCCCGTGATTATCTACGTGGTCCAAAAGAAAAATCTGATGGACGACCCGGGCGAAAGGAGTTCCCACAGCCAAAAAACTCCTACCCTGGGAGGCGTGGGCATGTTCCTGGCCTTCTGCATTACCCTGATGCTCTTCGGGATCTTCCTGGAATTCTCCAACGCAGACCTGATCAAGCTCATTTCGATTGTCGCCACTACCACCATCCTCCTGTTCCTGGGGATCAAGGACGACCTGATTGTACTGGCGCCCAAGAAAAAATTCATGGGCCAGATCTTCTCGGCCGGCATCGTGATCCTGCTCACGGACATCCGGATTACGGGTTTTGGCGGGATGCTGGGCGTCTGGGAGATGCCCTATTGGGTTTCTGTGCTTTTTTCCCTGTTTGTTTTTATCGTCATCATCAACGCCTTCAACCTCACCGACGGCATCGACGGCCTGGCCGGTTCCCTGGCCACGCTGGCAAGCCTGATTTTCGGGGTGTTTTTCCTGGTCAACGGAAACCTGCTGCTGGCGGTCACCTCCTTTGCGCTTATCGGGGCCATCCTGGGCTTCCTGGTTTTTAATTTCGCCAAGCGGGACAAACTCTTTATGGGGGATTCCGGCTCGCTCTTCTTGGGCTACCTCCTGGCCTACCAGGGGATGAGTTTTATCATGGTCAACCACGAGCCGTTTGCCGCATTTACAATGCCCCATGCGCCCACTGCCCTGCTCGCGGTCCTCTCCTACCCAATCATCGACAGCCTGCGCGTCTTTACAATCCGGCTGATAGAAAACCGCAGCCCGTTCAGCCCGGACCGGAACCACATCCACCACCGCTTTATTGCCCGGGGTTTCAGCCACATACAGGCCACTGCGGCCATCATCCTGAGCAATATCCTGCTGGTGGCCGCCATCTGGCTCATCAACGA
This genomic window from Robiginitalea biformata HTCC2501 contains:
- a CDS encoding MraY family glycosyltransferase; amino-acid sequence: MLHNLGLLSETYFLVPIVAITAWAISIRIFPVIIYVVQKKNLMDDPGERSSHSQKTPTLGGVGMFLAFCITLMLFGIFLEFSNADLIKLISIVATTTILLFLGIKDDLIVLAPKKKFMGQIFSAGIVILLTDIRITGFGGMLGVWEMPYWVSVLFSLFVFIVIINAFNLTDGIDGLAGSLATLASLIFGVFFLVNGNLLLAVTSFALIGAILGFLVFNFAKRDKLFMGDSGSLFLGYLLAYQGMSFIMVNHEPFAAFTMPHAPTALLAVLSYPIIDSLRVFTIRLIENRSPFSPDRNHIHHRFIARGFSHIQATAAIILSNILLVAAIWLINDWNPTLQLVIGFVLGSLLYKYPFLIPERRESAPGVAPIPVKRPQAADARPLPVTEPVAERYAYSETKELQQKRTHVFAEAKRRFVVHRTRQEPEKPADEHPDSREPQGESRAGGKVPAAAHENGQPAPERSGWARSPDYPRRKTE